Sequence from the Amaranthus tricolor cultivar Red isolate AtriRed21 chromosome 16, ASM2621246v1, whole genome shotgun sequence genome:
TTTGGCTGACTTTAGTCCTTATACCGTGAGATTTGAGGGTTTTCATTTCACCCTTAATAGATCTTGACTTTCATTTACCTtcttaacaaaaatttataatcaagTCTAATTTTAGCAATTGATGACAACAAAAAGGCCAGCTACTGCTGCTTTCTAGACCATAATGATCTACTTATCCATGTGATTTAATTGTATGATGTTTGCAGGGTCATTCTGCTGGTCTTTTTAATTTAGGAAATACATGCTACATGAACTCCACAATTCAATGCTTGCATTCAGTTCCTGAGTTGAAATCCGCCTTATTGGAGTGAGCTTTTCCCTCTAtccttttttttgtaaattttcttATGCTTTATTGAAAAAACTTGGACTTCCATGTTTTATTGTATCCATTTTTAACATTGGTACCTTGGCTTTCAATTATTGAGCAGGTATTCGCAGTCTGGCCAAAACAATCAGTTAGATCAAACTTCTCATCTCTTGACTGTTGCAACAAAAGATTTGTTTAGTGATCTCGATAAAAATGTCAAACCAGTGGCTCCTATGCAATTCTGGATGGTGTGTGCTCATATAGCTTTTGAACTAACTACTCATCATGTTTTATTCTTTACTTATTGTTCTCGTGAACTTTTGGAGGGATTAATATCTTACTATAAGTCTATAACACTGAGAATCCTGAATTCTTTTTTGGTCCTCAGCACCCTTTGTCTGTAAGAATTTGCTTCTTCTGCAATTTATAGTTGTCCCTTTGAGTTTGCTTCATTAGTTATTTTAGAAGTTTGGCCCACCAATTCACTCTTCATCTCTCATTTCCCTTTTGTTTTGCCCCACCTAATGTTCTTGTCCTTTAAAAAAGTAAGTTTCCTCCTATGGGGCGAACTCTTAGGGACTATGGAGTATTTACTAGCACTGGATGTTCATATGTTTTTTCGGTATCAGGTTTTTTAGTTGTCTAATGTagaattttcttcattaattttatattagtaTGTCTGTGTTATCCTTGCAACCCAAACAGGAAGCTATTTATGGTAATCATGTGAACTATTTCTGACTAGTGGCTGAAAAAAGTCGGATATGGAGTATCTTGGTTCTTCATGGTGTTAGTGTTGGAATGAGCCAAGTATGAACTAAATTCTGTTTGCTGCGTTGATGTGGTTGTGACATGGCGATGCTCATTAGTGTACCTTATGCTTGCAGGTATTGCGTAAAAAGTTCCCTCAGTTTGGCCAGCAGCATAATGGTGCTTTTATGCAACAGGTTAAATTCAAATGTCCATATTTTTCAGTTGTGCTACTCTTTAAACTTGCTGTAATAACACTGCTACGATCATTGAATTTCAGGATGCAGAGGAATGCTGGACACAGCTCTTGTACACCCTATCCCAATCTCTTAGATCTCCCAGTACAAGGTAGTTAgttaatttactttaaaaatagCTGTTGTATATGTGTTAGATTTGTCTTCTCTGCATTGGTTTACTCCGCTTCTTGGTGCTATTTGATTTCAGTGTACTGATGTTTCTCTATTTCTTTTTGTTGGACTTTTATGTGTTGTGCTTGTGTAATTATGCTAATTATTCTTTGTATTGCTCTCTTTGAGCAATGGCATTTCTTTTTATTCAATATCTTTGTTTAATACACATATACAATAAGCTTGTCTTCAAGATAAAAATCTGCAATTTTATGAGCAGAAACTTGTAGAATTTATACTGGTAATTTCAGCATCGAGAGAGGAGCCCCATTCGAATAGTGCGTCCTTCTTTTGTGTTATATGGTTGATGCATTTCCCACTTTATGAATTTTCTTGTGATTCATCTGGCTTGTTTTCATGATTTGTGTACTTTTGactttcttaaataaagatATTAGCATTTATTTTAGTTAATGTCATTTCTTAAATTTATATGTAGTGGGAGTCTCAACTATGTGAAGCGCCTTTTTGGTATCGAGCTTGCTAGCAGGTAAATTCTTTGCTAGAGTATTACATATCTTCTGCACCTCTTTTTATTCATTAGTGTTAGGTGGCTGTGAAGCTCACTGTTATACTTACCTATTCCATGAGTTTTGCGGGCAACAAAAGGCTTGTGTTTGTACTCTAGTTTTTTTGTTGTCATCTTTTTCTATTTTAGCTGCTACTGCATTGAAGATACACATTTTCGAGACAGTGATATGAAAATGGAAGGGTTAACACTCAACTTGTTTTTGATCAAAACTTGTAGATGGTTTGCTATTGTATATCATCTTTTTGAATAGATGGGCAGGCCATTAATTCATCTAGTAGATAGTTATTTTAATATGTCCATGCAATGGGGTCACTACTAgtagaaattttgaaaaaaatagagATTTCAGAGAGGATAGGTTAGTGATGTTTGAATTATACATTGGTTGGTTTGAATTTATCGAGGCTGATAATTGTTCATGGATGGACTTTTGGTAGACACCCTGAGTAATTTGTGGTGGCTGGTTTTCGAGAGAACTGTCAAGCCTCAACATCACTTTGTGCCAACTGCCAAGCCTGTTTTAAAGATAAGGCGAAAATCGAAAGCATGCTCCTATGAATACTGTAAATGTCAGTTATGTAGATGAAATTACATTAATGGTGGTTAAGTGTGTGCTTCATTTGGTTTGAATTTATCTCCATGACAGTTCGATCCATTTTTGTAACAAGCACAATGATGCGAACACAGAGGTGATGCAATTCTCGTATCGTCGAATATTAGCCAAAACCGTGAAAAATCCCTTGAAGCGGCCTGAAATGCATATTCTTGCACCTTTATGATTAGACGTGTTAGATCGGTTGGTCGAGTGTGACCCAAGGTGTCAtggatttattattattttgtttagatTGCTATAAAATAATCTACAAAATATCATGCAACATTTTtcgtttaaataaaaataataatttttcttattattttgggtaaaaaataaatttttaagtaATAGTTGTGCAATATTaactcaaataataaaaattaactaaatCATAGTATGTTATAACTCGAAATATTGATGTAAAACTAAAATTGaccaaattttaagaaaaagtgTCAGCTTGGGTTCGGTCGGGTTTTTGAGTCAGATCAAAATTTGACATGTGATACTAGTTCAATATTGTAACTTAGTGCGGCCTAAACGATACAATGCATTCTTGTTTTTGCTCTATGGATATACCTCATTTGGTCTTGAGTATAGTGGAAGTTACGATGATTATACTTGAGTGTAATTTGCTATTTCAATCTCTTATATTTAGTTTCgtttatgaaatattttaatgcAATAATTTGTAGCTTTGTGTAGCTTGTTAGTAatatttttcattgtgctgaagaATCTTGGATTTTCGTTTTGCTTAACATTTTATAGGGTAAACTGTCAAGAAAGCGGTGAAGAAAGTATGGAGATGGAATCAACGTTTGCTCTAAAATGTCACATATCACATGAAGTGAACCATTTGCATGAGGGGCTAAAGCATGTAAGCTTCTAAtcttacaataatattaactattCTATTTTCTCTTGCCCCTTCATATTTTGGTTCTATTGAATTGTTGCCTTTTCTTGTATGAGTTTTTTGTTaaggaaatttttttattaataaagaaaTATTGTCATGCATCCATGGCATAAGGAATCCCAAAAATCATAATCTAAATAACTATAATATCTCCACTatcttattattaaaattagatCGCAACTTACCTTTAGATTTCCATTCATCTCCACCAATACCATCTCATTATTAAAGAATTTCTCTATCTCATTATTAATTATCCACTTACCTTTAGATTCCTTTATATTCTAATTTCATTTTCTTAGATCTTAAATAAGATAATCAAATAGAAATGAAGGGGGTGCATTGTGAAGATTCTGAAATCGTATGTTGGATATTTTTTGATGATAATTGTAGAATGTATCCTTTAATTATTCAAATGCACTTTTGTATGACTTCCCAAACCATAGTTACTAGAAACTGAAAACTTCTCACTAAATTCTGTGTCGAAACCTTTGTTTTAAAACTCTAGATTAACGTTTTGAAACTATATTCCTTAAGTGTTTTTTATAACAAAACTATATATATCATCAAAgcccttcttttcttttctttttctttttccttttctttttatctttttagtcattttcttttcttacattTTTTGACCCAATCTATTTTTTGTTGCAAGATAAAAGTGTACCCATAATGCAAAAATGCAGTAACAAATATGATGATGCGGTAACAAGTATTATGCGGTTTTCGTACCGCCAAGTGCCAAATATCGGCCTAAACCATGAAATATCGCTTGAAACGGCCTAAAGCACCTTATTTACACCTTTACGATGCAAGTAGTATTGTTTCGgtaaatttgaaaacctttgCGATGCGGTCAATACGATACAATGTCACCTTTTTTGCACTATAATTGTACCTACATTTTCGAAACTCTAAATTAACGTTTCTTAATCAAATTACGTTTCTGGTAACAAGTTCCAAACATTACTTGAAAACTTATAGGCAATAGCCACTTAATCATTTGATTTTACTTAATGCTAATTATTGTGGTAAACAATGGTTTACCAAGTTATGCCAGATAATCAATGGTTTACCAAGTTATGCCTGATAATTGTTACTTGAAAAGCTTAGTGGTATcattgtcacatgattcactcaCTAGTACGCAACTGTTGGATTCGATTTCCCTAACCAAAGTTCGTTTGCGACTCATATCACTCGAATCTGCGAGTTGAATCGCGAAATCACTGATTTGAATGTAAGAGGAGTAAGAATGAAAAGTAAGAGAAGTGAGAAAGGAAATAAGAGAAGTTAGAAAGGACAAATGGAGACTGAAGATGACAAAAGCATAAAGATGAGAATGCCATTGATGATTCACTCTTTTTGAACAATGGTGGTACTAGAGAGAGGCCAAACGAAAAGAAGGAAGTAAACAAGGTGAAAGGGAGAAGACAACCAtgagctttatttattttttttttccatttttttttcacCTTTTGTCTTTAATATTTCTAACTAACTTTTGCTTTTCCcaagttttgtttgtttatttattggTTTATAGGGACGACTTAGAGATAGTAGAAAAtcgaaatgaatggagaagaaaaaTCCACGTGGACGACCAAtggaaataatatatttatttacgtaGTTGACTCctatcttttgggattaaggctcttGATTATTTTGATTGTTTAGATCCTTTAAATGGATAAGTGGGCTTTTGagcttcttttcctttttttaccttttctctattgttttcatcttcttctagaCTCATCTTATATtacctttttttattattcttgtcCTTTTTCTGAATAACTTATTTCCCATTTATCTATTTTgaacatttttcttttgatttttttgtactAATTTTGTGCAAAAAGAACTTTGGCGAAAAAGCAACGAATCATAAACTCAAAAATTGAACTAAACAACAACTAATGGACCGCAAACGCAAATCCGTACAAAAATCAAAGCGGAgcgcgaatcatgtgacactggccTATACAGCCCAATGCATCCTATACAATAACAAATTTTGTAATGAAATTGGTGTGTGCATCTGGTCGACTGACTTCTTTGTTTATGCACAAGTGCATCCAAACAACCTCAGTCCCCCCAAGTAAAGCACTGCTTCATCTCACCATAAAAATAGCAGACGTTATTATGAGTCTTTGATAAATGATAGTGACGATTAATCCATTATGTGTTCTCTATTATTGAAGAATGGCTTTAATGATTTCCGTTCTTTAAAGTGCTATTGTGTATTGGCATTCACATTTCTCCTCAAATATAACATATAAATATTTCATGCTTATTGCCTTGGGGCCAAACAAAATTTTTCTGTGTGAGCATTAAGCAGTGTTAATTCccttttacataattttcaagaTGTGAAATTAGATACTATAATCTTAGTCTTTGTATCTAGCCTGAGCTCCAAGATTTCgatcaattttttttgtagggTCTGAAATCTGAGTTAGAAAAGAATTCACCTGCATTGGGGCGCAGTGCAATCTACATAAAGGAGTCACATATCAGTGGTCTACCAAGGTAACTCTTTCCTCATCTGTAATTATTGCTCCATGCTATTCTAATCAAGTGTCTCAGTTGATAATGCACCAATTTTTAAGAATAAGAGGGGGACCATATGGGAAGGAGTAAAGTGATAATTTAATGGCAATTTTGTAAATAGTTAGATCCTACGAGTGCATAAGGGAAAGAGGTCaacaaataaggaaatgagacatttgatgTGAATATGCCAAAAGAGGAAATGAGACATTTCattagaataggagggagtatgttgAACAGTAATCGGCAAAATAATTTGTGTTAATCGTGCTTCATTATAAATGCAAATGAGGGAACATATATCACCAACTGAATCCCTTCTCTTCTCACTTTTTACAGCACCCAGAACTAAGTTTTCAATCTACATTCTACACATTTTATACCTGTTACAGTGACCGGTTCTGTTTTTTTTGGGTGAAGGTATTTGACCATTCAATTTGTCCGTTTTTTCTGGAAGAGAGAGTCAAATCAGAAGGCGAAAATATTGCGGGTAAATATTAATGTCTTATATGTTTGCTTATAAAAAGTATCATTGCTGTTGACTTCGGACTGGAGATTAGGGCTTGAGgctatattttttcatttgagTTTAATTAAATCTTGCatcttaattttgatttatgataCCAGAAAGTTGATTACCCTTTAGAGTTGGACGTTTATGATTTGTGCTCAGATGAACTCAAAAAGAAACTAGAAGTTCCCCGTCAGGTGTGTGTACAAAATGTGCTTTGCTACTTTTTGATATGCATGCTTCACCAGTTGCATAAGCCTTTTAGAATTTGATTATGTCCTGTTATCAGATTCTAAGAGATGAAGAGGGTAAAAAATTGGGTCTCAAACCTAGCAAAAAAAGTTCTGATAAGGACAATGATGTCAAGATGGTTGATGCAGAGGTATTTTCTTACTTAGCTGAGTGGTCTATCAATGATTGCTAGGTGATTCTTTGCAACTTTGAAAAGCTTTGAATCGATGTTTCGCCTTTCATGTCTGATTGCTAATAGGGTTCTCTAAACGGGAGTGGAGAGTCTTCTAGTGCAACCTCTCTAGAAGGTATGTGCTGTACACAATTATACATGAAAGTcatctttttgtttattttcctGTATTTCTAAGT
This genomic interval carries:
- the LOC130802376 gene encoding ubiquitin carboxyl-terminal hydrolase 6-like isoform X2, which encodes MADSQTANDAAQTLRVSVKWQKKVFPEMEIDTSQPPYVFKCQLYDLTGVPPERQKIMVKGGLLKDDAEWASVGVKEGQRLMMMGTADEIVKAPEKGPVFVEDLPEEEQVVAVGHSAGLFNLGNTCYMNSTIQCLHSVPELKSALLEYSQSGQNNQLDQTSHLLTVATKDLFSDLDKNVKPVAPMQFWMVLRKKFPQFGQQHNGAFMQQDAEECWTQLLYTLSQSLRSPSTSGSLNYVKRLFGIELASRVNCQESGEESMEMESTFALKCHISHEVNHLHEGLKHGLKSELEKNSPALGRSAIYIKESHISGLPRYLTIQFVRFFWKRESNQKAKILRKVDYPLELDVYDLCSDELKKKLEVPRQILRDEEGKKLGLKPSKKSSDKDNDVKMVDAEGSLNGSGESSSATSLEAPSEKEMQLTGVYDLVSVLTHKGRSADSGHYVAWVKQESGKWIEYDDDNPIPQREEDIVKLSGGGDWHMAYICMYKARATPM
- the LOC130802376 gene encoding ubiquitin carboxyl-terminal hydrolase 6-like isoform X1 codes for the protein MADSQTANDAAQTLRVSVKWQKKVFPEMEIDTSQPPYVFKCQLYDLTGVPPERQKIMVKGGLLKDDAEWASVGVKEGQRLMMMGTADEIVKAPEKGPVFVEDLPEEEQVVAVGHSAGLFNLGNTCYMNSTIQCLHSVPELKSALLEYSQSGQNNQLDQTSHLLTVATKDLFSDLDKNVKPVAPMQFWMVLRKKFPQFGQQHNGAFMQQDAEECWTQLLYTLSQSLRSPSTSGSLNYVKRLFGIELASRVNCQESGEESMEMESTFALKCHISHEVNHLHEGLKHGLKSELEKNSPALGRSAIYIKESHISGLPRYLTIQFVRFFWKRESNQKAKILRKVDYPLELDVYDLCSDELKKKLEVPRQILRDEEGKKLGLKPSKKSSDKDNDVKMVDAEGSLNGSGESSSATSLEAAPSEKEMQLTGVYDLVSVLTHKGRSADSGHYVAWVKQESGKWIEYDDDNPIPQREEDIVKLSGGGDWHMAYICMYKARATPM